In Populus nigra chromosome 1, ddPopNigr1.1, whole genome shotgun sequence, one genomic interval encodes:
- the LOC133703628 gene encoding UPF0481 protein At3g47200-like has translation MNRPDRLSRQIQMSLQNLSTNQSTCSIFKVPRGQRFVNERAYEPEIVSIGPYHRGKDDLKMMEEYKKHYLQKFLQRRPENSLTSYVAAMRGLEAQAHRYYEQPVSLGEDAFVEMLLLDGCFVVELICKLATSGLQQGDQNDPVIGNLLILSRISYDILLLENQLPFCVLLKLFSMAMPNEKVPFIDKASGFFEWMYPGSGLERSNTISSHECKHLLDLVYHNWLLPSPSELPSGIEAKNTKLEFIRSAKELKDAGIKFGKQEGSSGLFLGVRFEKDMIKIPCLKIDDTTESLFRNLIAYEQCSQRQHLYVTDYITLMDCLINTREDVRILRHRGIIENGLGDDEMVCTLFNKLGINVMISDRGRFYYAQLFKRVEKHCAQRRNVWLVKLRRNHFNSPWSLISFLAALTLLLLTLVQTVFTVMSYFKPDPKTGIK, from the coding sequence ATGAATCGTCCGGACCGTTTATCCCGTCAAATCCAGATGTCGCTTCAAAACTTGTCAACTAATCAGTCCACATGCAGTATTTTTAAGGTCCCCCGTGGCCAACGCTTCGTGAACGAAAGGGCATATGAACCGGAAATCGTCTCTATTGGTCCTTATCACCGTGGAAAAGATGACTTGAAGATGATGgaagaatataaaaaacactatcTACAAAAGTTTCTTCAACGCAGGCCGGAAAATAGCTTGACAAGTTATGTTGCGGCCATGAGAGGTTTGGAAGCACAAGCTCATCGATACTATGAGCAGCCCGTAAGCCTTGGCGAGGATGCATTTGTTGAAATGTTGCTTCTTGATGGTTGCTTTGTTGTTGAGCTCATTTGCAAGCTTGCCACGTCTGGGCTTCAACAAGGAGATCAAAATGATCCCGTTATTGGAAATTTATTGATTCTCTCtagaatatcatatgatattctGTTACTAGAAAATCAACTTCCATTTTGTGTTCTTTTGAAGTTGTTTTCCATGGCGATGCCGAACGAAAAGGTCCCTTTCATTGATAAGGCATCAGGTTTCTTCGAATGGATGTATCCAGGCTCGGGGCTCGAGAGAAGCAATACAATTTCTTCCCATGAATGCAAGCATCTTCTGGACTTAGTATATCATAATTGGCTGCTGCCTTCACCTTCTGAGCTGCCCAGTGGGATTGAAGCAAAGAACACGAAATTGGAGTTCATACGCAGTGCCAAAGAGCTGAAAGACGCTggcattaagtttggaaaacAAGAAGGATCGTCTGGGTTGTTCCTAGGTGTGCGTTTTGAAAAAGACATGATAAAAATCCCATGTTTGAAAATTGATGATACAACAGAGTCTCTATTCCGAAATCTTATTGCCTATGAACAATGCTCACAGCGTCAACATCTGTACGTCACTGATTATATAACATTGATGGATTGTCTGATCAACACTCGAGAGGATGTGCGGATACTTCGACACCGCGGAATTATTGAAAATGGATTGGGTGATGATGAGATGGTTTGCACCTTATTCAACAAATTAGGCATAAATGTCATGATCTCCGATCGTGGTCGCTTTTATTATGCTCAATTATTCAAACGTGTGGAGAAGCACTGCGCTCAGCGGCGCAATGTGTGGTTGGTGAAACTGAGGCGTAATCATTTCAACAGTCCATGGTCACTGATTTCCTTTTTAGCTGCTCTCACATTGCTTCTGCTCACCCTGGTGCAAACTGTATTCACAGTTATGTCTTATTTCAAACCGGACCCGAAAACAGGGATAAAATAG
- the LOC133701570 gene encoding cinnamoyl-CoA reductase 1-like produces MPVDTSSLPCQGQTVCVTGAGGFIASWIVKLLLEKGYSVKGTVRNPADPKNSHLRELEGAQERLTLCKADLLDYESLKEAIQGCDGVFHTASPVTDDPEQMLEPAVNGTKNVIMAAAEAKVRRVVFTSSIGTVYMDPNRSPDVVVDESCWSDLEFCKNTKNWYCYGKTVAEQDAWDVAKKNGVDLVVVNPVLVLGPLLQPTVNASIVHILKYLTGSAKTYANSVQAYVHVKDVALAHILVFETPSASGRYICAERMLHRGEVVEILAKFFPEYPIPTKCSDEKNPRKQPHKFTNQKIKDLGNIDFTPVKQCLYETVKSLQEKGHLPIPKQAQDLSVVGISKY; encoded by the exons ATGCCTGTCGATACTTCATCACTTCCATGCCAAGGCCAAACTGTCTGTGTCACCGGGGCTGGTGGCTTCATTGCTTCATGGATTGTTAAACTTCTTCTAGAGAAAGGTTACTCTGTTAAAGGAACTGTGAGGAACCCAG CTGATCCCAAGAATTCCCATTTGAGGGAGCTTGAAGGAGCTCAAGAAAGATTAACTTTATGCAAGGCTGATCTCCTTGATTATGAGTCTCTTAAAGAGGCTATTCAAGGGTGTGATGGAGTTTTCCATACTGCTTCTCCTGTCACAGACGATCCa GAGCAAATGCTGGAGCCAGCAGTGAATGGAACCAAGAATGTGATCATGGCAGCAGCTGAGGCCAAAGTCCGACGAGTGGTTTTCACGTCTTCAATTGGTACTGTGTACATGGACCCCAATAGGAGCCCTGATGTTGTCGTTGATGAATCTTGCTGGAGTGATCTTGAGTTCTGCAAGAACACCAAG AATTGGTATTGCTATGGAAAGACTGTGGCGGAACAGGATGCATGGGATGTGGCTAAGAAGAATGGAGTTGACCTAGTGGTGGTGAACCCAGTGCTGGTGCTTGGACCATTGTTGCAACCCACAGTCAATGCTAGCATCGTTCACATCCTCAAGTACCTAACCGGCTCAGCCAAGACATATGCTAACTCTGTTCAAGCTTATGTGCATGTTAAGGATGTGGCACTAGCCCACATTTTAGTCTTCGAGACACCTTCCGCCTCCGGCCGTTACATTTGCGCTGAGAGAATGCTCCACCGTGGAGAGGTGGTGGAAATCCTTGCAAAGTTCTTCCCGGAGTATCCCATCCCCACCAA GTGTTCAGATGAGAAGAACCCAAGAAAACAACCCCACAAGTTCACAAACCAGAAGATCAAGGATCTGGGCAATATCGATTTCACCCCAGTGAAACAATGCCTATATGAAACTGTTAAGAGCTTGCAGGAAAAGGGTCACCTTCCAATCCCAAAACAAGCTCAAGACTTGTCGGTAGTCGGAATCTCcaaatattaa
- the LOC133681195 gene encoding cinnamoyl-CoA reductase 1-like, with amino-acid sequence MPVDTSSLPCQGQTVCVTGAGGFIASWIVKLLLEKGYSVKGTVRNPADPKNSHLRELEGAQERLTLCKADLLDYESLKEAIQGCDGVFHTASPLTDDPEQMLEPAVNGAKNVIMAASEAKVRRVVFTSSIGTVYMDPNRSPDVVVDESCWSDLEFCKNTKNWYCYGKTVAEQDAWDVAKKKGVDLVVVNPVLVLGPLLQPTVNASIVHILKYLNGSAKTYANSVQAYVHVRDVALAHILVFETPSASGRYICAERMLHRGEVVEILAKFFPEYPIPTK; translated from the exons ATGCCTGTCGATACTTCATCACTTCCATGCCAAGGCCAAACTGTCTGTGTCACCGGGGCTGGTGGCTTCATTGCTTCATGGATTGTTAAACTTCTTCTAGAGAAAGGTTACTCTGTTAAAGGAACTGTGAGGAACCCAG CTGATCCCAAGAATTCTCATTTGAGGGAGCTTGAAGGAGCTCAAGAAAGATTAACTTTATGCAAGGCTGATCTCCTTGATTATGAGTCTCTTAAAGAGGCTATTCAAGGGTGTGATGGAGTTTTCCATACTGCTTCTCCTCTCACAGACGATCCa GAGCAAATGCTGGAGCCAGCAGTGAATGGAGCCAAGAATGTGATCATGGCAGCATCTGAGGCCAAAGTCCGACGAGTAGTTTTCACGTCTTCAATTGGTACTGTGTACATGGACCCCAATAGGAGCCCTGATGTTGTCGTTGATGAATCTTGCTGGAGTGATCTTGAGTTCTGCAAGAACACCAAg AATTGGTATTGCTATGGAAAGACTGTGGCAGAACAGGATGCATGGGACGTGGCTAAGAAGAAAGGAGTTGACCTAGTGGTGGTGAACCCAGTGCTGGTGCTTGGACCATTGTTGCAACCCACTGTCAATGCTAGCATCGTTCACATCCTCAAGTACCTGAACGGCTCAGCCAAGACATATGCTAACTCTGTTCAAGCTTATGTGCATGTGAGGGATGTGGCCCTAGCCCACATTTTAGTCTTCGAGACACCTTCCGCCTCCGGCCGTTACATTTGCGCTGAGAGAATGCTCCACCGTGGAGAGGTGGTGGAAATCCTTGCAAAGTTCTTCCCAGAGTATCCCATCCCCACCAAGTAA